A part of Setaria viridis chromosome 8, Setaria_viridis_v4.0, whole genome shotgun sequence genomic DNA contains:
- the LOC140220341 gene encoding uncharacterized protein produces MAACKLHHYFKGHRIVAVTNQPLLDVFSNREASGRITKWASELSEFVVDFERRSAIKSQVFADFIVDWTSPSENQDEVETPRVIYCDGAWCDRGVGISAIVTSPSNVKIRYTARLKFSSESRSTNNTTEYEALLLALRKMKGLGQKVFIIKIDSKVIKEHIEKENEARELDLVKYLATFRAMEKHFNGFTVMHILRSENDEADKLAKAVAQNEPIPPDVFYEVIETRSTKGLLQSP; encoded by the coding sequence ATGGCAGCATGCAAGTTGCACCACTACTTCAAAGGCCATAGGATTGTGGCCGTCACTAATCAGCCTCTTCTAGATGTCTTCTCAAATAGAGAAGCCTCAGGCAGGATCACCAAGTGGGCATCAGAGTTGTCAGAGTTTGTAGTGGATTTTGAAAGAAGAAGCGCCATAAAATCTCAAGTCTTCGCTGACTTCATTGTTGACTGGACATCTCCAAGTGAAAATCAGGACGAGGTTGAAACCCCAAGGGTCATTTACTGTGACGGTGCTTGGTGTGATAGAGGGGTTGGAATATCAGCCATTGTAACTTCGCCAAGCAACGTTAAAATAAGATACACCGCGAGGTTAAAGTTCTCAAGTGAGTCAAGATCCACAAATAACACTACGGAATATGAAGCACTGCTTTTGGCGCTAAGAAAGATGAAAGGCCTGGGACAAAAAGTTTTCATAATAAAAATAGACTCAAAGGTCATCAAGGAGCACATcgagaaagaaaatgaagctAGAGAGCTTGATTTGGTGAAATATCTTGCCACATTCAGAGCAATGGAGAAACACTTCAATGGTTTCACGGTCATGCACATACTTAGGTCAGAAAATGATGAAGCGGACAAGCTTGCAAAGGCAGTAGCCCAAAATGAACCAATACCTCCGGATGTGTTCTACGAGGTCATTGAAACTCGATCAACAAAAGGATTGCTTCAAAGCCCATAA